The Deinococcus aerophilus region CGGCGGTGAGCTGCGGGGCGAGCGCCTGGGCGTGCTTCAGCAGCCACGCCGGCCCCCCGATCATGGCCTCGGCGTCGCCGCGCACCACGGCGTCCACCATACGCCGGGCGGCCACCTCGGCGTCCAGGGACAGAAACGGCAGGTTGTCCACGGTGGCGAACAGGGCGTATTCCCGCCGGTGCTGGCCCTTGACCTGGGCCTGCCGGGGACTGCCGGTGCGCACCACCGTCGGACACACCGTCGTGACCGTGACACCCTCGCGGGCCAGTTCGGCGCGGAACGCCTGTCCCAGACCGGTCAGGGCAAATTTGCTGAAGCTGTAGGAGGCGAGGTGGGGCACGGCCACCTTACCCCCCACCGAGGACACCATCAGCACCCGGCCCCGGCGACGGCGCAGTTCGGGCAGTGCGGCGCGGGTCAGACGCAGCGGCGCGAAGGCATTGACCTCCATGATGTCGCGGAAGTCCGCCTCGGTGATGTTTGCCAGCGGTCCGGTCTGGATCAGGCCCGCGTTGTTCACGAGCACGTCCAGGCGGCCGTGAGACCGAACCGCCTCTGCTACAGCTCGGTGCAGGTCAGCCTCACGGGTCACGTCACCGGTGACGGTCTGCACCCGGTCGCCCGCCGCCAGCCGAGCGGCGGCCCAGTCCAGGTCGGCGGCGGTGCGGGCCATCAGGGTGACCCGGGCTCCACGCGCCAGAAACTCGGCGGCCAGCGCCAGTCCCAGCCCGCGCGAGCCCCCGGTGATCAGCACGCTCTTCTCCGCCAGATCGTAGGCGGGGGTGGCCTGCCGCCGCAGGGCGAGGGCCAGGACGGCGGTGGCCAGAAGCAGACGTTTGGGAACTCGCATGGCCCGTATTGTGGAGATCCGGCGAACGGGCGGTTGATCATCTAAAGGGCGGCTCAACGCGGCCTCAGACCGGGAAGGGCCCGGTCCCGCAGAGGCCCAAGTCCAGCGGAGACCCCGGTGCGGCACACGGTCAGCCCAGCGGCAGGTCTTCCAGATGGGTCAGCCAGTCCAGCGGATGGTCGTAGACTGCCACCGCTTCCTCCAGCCGTGAATCGCCGCCGCAGCGCAGGGCGAGCGTGTCCACCCCGCTGCGGCGCGCACTCTCGATGTCGTAGGGCGTGTCGCCCACCATCAGGACCTCACCGGGCGACAGGCCCAGTTTGTTCAGCGCGGCCCGCACGATGTCGGGGGCCGGCTTGGAGTCCTCCTCGTCGGAGGCGGTGGTGCGCTCGGGCAACAGGTCGGCCACGTCCGCGCGGTCCAGCAGACTCTGGACGACGCTCTCTTCTCCCGAGGTCCCCACGATCAGCTTCAGCCCCTTGCGGCGCAGGGCCTCGACCAGCTCGCGTGCCCCCGGCTGCGGGCGCACATTCGGCAGCTCTCCCCGCTGAAAATGGTCCTGCCAACCCTGGCTGAGGCGCTCGTACTGCGGGGTGCCCGCCTCCACGCCGGTCAGCCGGGGAACCAGCTGGTCCCCCCCCCATGCCGATCAGCGGGCGCACCTCATCAAAATGCAGCGTGAAGCCCCCGTCCATAAAGGCGCGCACCCACGCGCGGGCATGGGCATCGTTGCTGTCCACCAGCGTGCCGTCCAGATCCAGAATCACTCCACGGTAAGGCGCCATGCCCTCCAGGCTAAGGGTCCCGTGCGGGACGAGGGGTTAGGCCCACTTGACCGGGACTTCACACCAGGATTGCCCCACACCAGGACAGGAACCAACGGCCGCGCCGTCCCCGGCGGAGAACGGCGCGGCACGGTCCAGCCCGGCTCAGGCCCAGGGGTCGAGGACCACTTTGATACAGCCGTCCTTCTTGTCGCGGAAGGTCTTGTATAGGTCCGGAGCCTGGCTCAGCGGGGCGCGGTGCGTGATGACGAAACTCGGGTCGATTTCGCCGCCCTCGATGCGCGACAGCAGCGGGCGCACGTAGCGGTGGGTGTGGGTCTGGCCCATCTTGAGGGTCAGCCCCTTGCCGAAGGCGGACCCGAGGGGCAACTTGTCCACCAGTCCGCCGTACACGCCCGGCATGCTGACGGTGCCTCCCTTGGCACAGCTCAGGATCGCCCAGCGCAGCGCGGTGATGCGGTCAAAACTCAGGCGCAGCTTCTGCTCGGCGGTATCCAGCAGCGCCCCGGGACCGTGGCCGTGGGCCTCCAGACCCACCGCGTCAATGGTGTGGTCGGGGCCGCGTCCACCGGTGGCCTCATGCAGGGCCACGAGAACGTCCTCACGCTCGTAGTTGATGGTCTGCATGCCCGCGGCCTCGGCCAGGGCCAGACGCTCGGGCACCCGGTCAATCACGATCACGTGGGCGGCCCCGAGCATCTGGGCGCTGCGGGCGGCGAACTGCCCCACCGGCCCGGCGCCGAACACGGCCACCACGTCACGGCCCGGCTGAATTCCGCAGTTCTCGGCGGCCTGATATCCGGTCGGGAAGATATCGGTGAGAAACAGCACCTGATCGTCGCGCAGGTCCGACTGGATCGGAAAGCAGCTCACGTCGGCAAACGGCACCCGCACGAACTGGGCCTGTCCGCCCGCATAGCCGCCGAACAGGTGCGAGTACCCGAACAGGCCGCTGGCACTGGTCGCGCCGTACAGCGCCTCGGCCATGCGGTGGTTCGGGTTGGAGTTGTCGCAGGCGCTGAACAGGCCGCGCTGGCATGGCTCGCACACCCCGCAGGCGAGGTTGAAGGGCATGATCACGCGGTCGCCCACCTTCACCTTGCTGACATCGCGCCCGACCTCGACGATCTCGCCCATGAATTCGTGGCCCAGAATGTCGCCCTTTTCCATGCTCGGGATGTAGCCGTCGAGCAGGTGCAGGTCCGAGCCGCAGATGGCCGTGGACGTGACGCGCACAATGACGTCGCTCTGCAGCAGCAGCGTGGGATCGGGAACCGTTTCAACGCCGATGTGGTTGGTGCCCTGCCATAAGACCGCCCTCATGCCTGGCCTCCCCGGCCTGCGTTCTGACCGGAGGACCCGGCCCGCCCGCTGCTCTGCCCCTGCGTGGTGGGATGAAACCCGAGTTCCTGTTCGCGTTTGAAGCGCATCAGGTCGTCGCGCAGCTGCTGCGACGGCTCCTGCCCGGCGATGCGTGCCACCAGGGCGCCGACGCTGCCGCCCGGCGGACGGTACGTAAGGCGCACGATCACCTCGGTGCCGCGGTCCCCGGGGGCGGGGCGAAACAGCACCTCGCCGCTGTTCTCGACCGCCGCGCCGGGCAGGGAACGCCACGCGATGCGGCGGCCCGGCTGATCGGCCGTCATCTCGGCCTCCCAGCTCACCTCACCGCCCGCATACCCGGCGGGGGCCTGAACGGTCCAGCGCGAGCGGCGCTCGTCGAGCACCTCCACCCGCTTCAGGTGCTTCATCAGCCTCGGCAGGCCGGCAAAGTCGCGCCATATGGCATACAGCTCGTCTGCGGGTTTGCCCACGGTCACGGCGTCGCCGACCAGCACATCGCCGTCCTCGTTCTGCCGGACCTTGAAGGCAGTCGCGACCGGGCTGCTGCCCGTGACCGCCACCGCAGTCAGTCCCGCGCCCAGGCCGCCCAGCACCAGCCGCTGCCACGCCGAACCGCCGCGCAGGCCCGCCGTGAGGAGAAAGACTCCCAGCGCCCCGACCACTCCGCGCTCGACCGCGGGCATGTGGGCCCCGGTGCTGC contains the following coding sequences:
- a CDS encoding SDR family NAD(P)-dependent oxidoreductase, which codes for MRVPKRLLLATAVLALALRRQATPAYDLAEKSVLITGGSRGLGLALAAEFLARGARVTLMARTAADLDWAAARLAAGDRVQTVTGDVTREADLHRAVAEAVRSHGRLDVLVNNAGLIQTGPLANITEADFRDIMEVNAFAPLRLTRAALPELRRRRGRVLMVSSVGGKVAVPHLASYSFSKFALTGLGQAFRAELAREGVTVTTVCPTVVRTGSPRQAQVKGQHRREYALFATVDNLPFLSLDAEVAARRMVDAVVRGDAEAMIGGPAWLLKHAQALAPQLTADVLALGNRLLPAATPGDRAVPGRAAEGLLTRSNPIKREAEREFNELGLPATPPAQDGKDPSKS
- a CDS encoding HAD family hydrolase, coding for MEAGTPQYERLSQGWQDHFQRGELPNVRPQPGARELVEALRRKGLKLIVGTSGEESVVQSLLDRADVADLLPERTTASDEEDSKPAPDIVRAALNKLGLSPGEVLMVGDTPYDIESARRSGVDTLALRCGGDSRLEEAVAVYDHPLDWLTHLEDLPLG
- a CDS encoding zinc-dependent alcohol dehydrogenase, translated to MRAVLWQGTNHIGVETVPDPTLLLQSDVIVRVTSTAICGSDLHLLDGYIPSMEKGDILGHEFMGEIVEVGRDVSKVKVGDRVIMPFNLACGVCEPCQRGLFSACDNSNPNHRMAEALYGATSASGLFGYSHLFGGYAGGQAQFVRVPFADVSCFPIQSDLRDDQVLFLTDIFPTGYQAAENCGIQPGRDVVAVFGAGPVGQFAARSAQMLGAAHVIVIDRVPERLALAEAAGMQTINYEREDVLVALHEATGGRGPDHTIDAVGLEAHGHGPGALLDTAEQKLRLSFDRITALRWAILSCAKGGTVSMPGVYGGLVDKLPLGSAFGKGLTLKMGQTHTHRYVRPLLSRIEGGEIDPSFVITHRAPLSQAPDLYKTFRDKKDGCIKVVLDPWA
- a CDS encoding SRPBCC family protein; this translates as MPAVERGVVGALGVFLLTAGLRGGSAWQRLVLGGLGAGLTAVAVTGSSPVATAFKVRQNEDGDVLVGDAVTVGKPADELYAIWRDFAGLPRLMKHLKRVEVLDERRSRWTVQAPAGYAGGEVSWEAEMTADQPGRRIAWRSLPGAAVENSGEVLFRPAPGDRGTEVIVRLTYRPPGGSVGALVARIAGQEPSQQLRDDLMRFKREQELGFHPTTQGQSSGRAGSSGQNAGRGGQA